A single Bacteroidota bacterium DNA region contains:
- a CDS encoding alpha/beta hydrolase, whose product MNPYSLRKPGTDNDMKLYRLLTHLQVEKIEVPTLIIHGTHDADVKFYDGVYVYENIKNAQRYWIEEGSHLAFWLNRDSKNAQKFAQNFLDNLI is encoded by the coding sequence ATGAATCCTTATAGCTTAAGAAAACCCGGGACTGACAATGATATGAAATTATACAGGCTCTTGACTCACTTGCAAGTTGAAAAAATTGAAGTACCTACTCTTATTATTCATGGTACACATGATGCGGATGTAAAATTCTATGATGGTGTATATGTTTATGAAAACATTAAAAATGCACAAAGATATTGGATAGAAGAGGGTTCGCATTTAGCTTTCTGGCTCAACAGAGATTCTAAAAACGCACAAAAATTTGCACAAAATTTTCTTGATAATTTAATATAA